A region of Candidatus Hydrogenedens sp. DNA encodes the following proteins:
- a CDS encoding Dabb family protein: MVVHSVYFWLKEDICEAKKQAFYEGLLELSKIPSVVKLYVGTPAQTAKRPVIDDSYTFGLVVIFSNIEGHDAYQNHEIHRNFLSEFSSFWNKVLIYDFEC, encoded by the coding sequence ATGGTAGTTCATAGTGTTTATTTCTGGTTAAAAGAAGATATATGTGAGGCTAAAAAACAAGCATTTTACGAGGGATTATTAGAACTATCAAAAATACCAAGTGTAGTCAAACTCTATGTTGGAACGCCTGCCCAGACTGCAAAACGTCCTGTAATTGATGATAGTTATACCTTTGGACTTGTGGTTATTTTTAGTAATATAGAAGGACATGATGCCTACCAGAACCATGAAATACATAGAAACTTTTTGTCTGAATTCAGTTCTTTTTGGAATAAGGTGCTAATTTACGATTTTGAGTGTTAG
- a CDS encoding SDR family oxidoreductase has product MDLKFKDKVVLITGASEGIGRALAKVFSREGAKIVISARNELRLNELAEEVKNDNNSVKIIKADVSKKDDCSNLISKTIAHFGKLDILVNNAGRTMWCQFDEIQDLMILKEIMETNFYGSVYCTYYALPYLYKTGGHIVAISSVAGLTGVPCRTIYSASKHAMVGFFDSLRVEVEPKGVHVTIVAPDFVKSEIHKRALKGDGSSLGQTPMVESKIMTAEECAELILKAILKKQRLLITSNRGKIGRWLKMFCPSLVDRIARKAIEQKH; this is encoded by the coding sequence ATGGATTTAAAGTTTAAAGATAAAGTAGTGCTTATTACAGGTGCTTCGGAAGGGATAGGCCGTGCTTTGGCAAAGGTATTTTCAAGAGAAGGTGCAAAAATAGTCATATCAGCCAGAAATGAGTTACGACTAAATGAATTGGCAGAGGAAGTTAAAAATGATAATAATTCAGTAAAAATTATTAAAGCAGATGTTTCCAAAAAGGATGATTGTTCGAATCTAATCTCTAAAACCATAGCCCATTTTGGCAAATTAGATATTCTTGTAAATAATGCGGGTAGAACAATGTGGTGTCAATTTGATGAGATTCAGGATTTAATGATACTAAAGGAAATTATGGAAACAAATTTTTATGGTTCTGTATATTGCACATACTATGCTCTCCCCTATTTATACAAAACGGGGGGACATATTGTAGCTATTTCCAGTGTTGCAGGCTTAACAGGTGTTCCCTGCAGAACGATTTATTCTGCAAGCAAACACGCAATGGTTGGCTTTTTTGATTCACTACGTGTTGAAGTAGAACCTAAGGGTGTTCATGTTACCATTGTTGCACCGGACTTTGTAAAATCGGAAATTCATAAAAGGGCATTGAAAGGAGATGGTTCATCTCTTGGGCAAACGCCAATGGTAGAATCAAAAATTATGACAGCAGAAGAATGTGCAGAATTAATTTTGAAAGCCATCTTAAAAAAACAGCGACTATTAATTACATCAAATAGAGGGAAAATAGGTAGATGGTTAAAAATGTTCTGCCCTTCTCTTGTAGATAGAATAGCGAGAAAAGCCATTGAGCAAAAACATTAA
- a CDS encoding pyridoxal phosphate-dependent aminotransferase, which produces MSYIAERMSRIDASGIRKVFALAGKMKNPINLSIGQPDYDVDEVCKEVAINAIKSGFNSYTQTWGIEELREAVQEYYQNKFGVKISNVMITCGVSGGLFLALLATVNPGDEVVFADPYFVMYKHLVNLLGGKPVSVDTYPDFHLTAEKIEPSITSKTKILILNSPSNPTGITIPKEDLAKIAELAKKHKLLVITDEIYESLLYDEQPSTIAGMYDQVILLNGFSKNAGMTGWRVGYAAGPEDIIQQMNTLQQYTFVCAPSFAQKSAVQALKSDMTQKIEAYRKKRDLIYEGLKDTFEVVKPKGAFYIFPKAPGGDGDEFVKKAIENNILIIPGSVFSDKKTHFRISFAAPDETIKRGVEELNKLAKQFL; this is translated from the coding sequence ATGAGTTATATCGCAGAACGAATGAGCCGTATTGATGCCAGTGGAATTCGTAAAGTATTTGCATTAGCGGGAAAGATGAAAAATCCAATTAATTTAAGTATCGGACAACCTGATTATGATGTAGATGAAGTCTGTAAAGAAGTCGCTATAAATGCGATTAAAAGTGGTTTTAATTCATATACACAGACATGGGGTATTGAGGAATTACGAGAAGCAGTACAGGAGTATTATCAAAATAAATTTGGGGTAAAAATATCAAATGTAATGATAACATGTGGGGTATCGGGTGGGCTTTTCCTTGCTTTGTTAGCCACAGTAAATCCTGGAGATGAAGTCGTTTTTGCTGATCCTTACTTTGTTATGTATAAACACTTAGTTAATCTGTTGGGGGGAAAACCTGTATCTGTAGATACTTATCCCGATTTTCACTTAACAGCCGAAAAAATAGAACCTTCTATAACAAGTAAGACAAAAATTTTGATTTTAAATAGTCCATCCAATCCTACAGGGATAACAATTCCAAAAGAGGATTTAGCAAAGATTGCAGAATTAGCAAAAAAACACAAATTATTAGTAATAACAGACGAAATATATGAATCATTACTGTACGATGAACAACCTTCTACAATTGCAGGTATGTATGACCAGGTAATATTACTTAATGGTTTTTCTAAAAATGCGGGTATGACAGGCTGGCGTGTAGGATACGCTGCAGGACCCGAAGATATTATTCAACAGATGAACACCCTGCAACAATACACCTTCGTTTGTGCCCCTTCATTTGCCCAAAAATCAGCCGTTCAAGCGTTAAAGTCTGATATGACACAAAAAATAGAAGCATACCGTAAGAAGAGAGATTTGATTTATGAAGGATTAAAAGATACTTTTGAAGTAGTAAAACCTAAGGGTGCCTTTTATATATTTCCAAAGGCTCCAGGTGGTGATGGAGATGAATTTGTGAAAAAAGCAATTGAGAATAATATTCTAATTATTCCTGGTAGCGTTTTCTCTGACAAAAAAACTCACTTCCGTATTTCTTTTGCCGCTCCAGACGAAACTATCAAACGCGGTGTAGAGGAACTCAACAAATTAGCAAAGCAGTTTTTATAA
- the feoB gene encoding ferrous iron transport protein B has translation MAYSRRASSKQPRIIIVGNPNSGKSSIFNEITGGLQEVSNYPGVTVERKLGSFEINGIKILIEDLPGIYSLTPYTEEEKIARNQILKSDIDLIINVVDSLNLERNLYLTTQIIELGKPFIIALNMSDIARKRGILIDHKQLSRILNIPVIPTVANQGEGIAELKQIIYSFITNNTSILPKPVIYGHEVDSVVESLSEIISEFLPNEEKTKSRWFAIKLLEKDFEVTHYLDTFISESELKEIHKEVEKGIKEIEQHENEDSSVVISQRRYGFASGAIRECVSYTGEAKQNITDQIDNIVCNRIVGPFLLLGVVGSLFFIVFKTTQEWKWLPLPTGWVSPIELFEEIFKIISVQFTFLEPKYPAIHSLITDGIIGGVGAVLSFIPLIFVLFFLISSLEDTGYVARIAFILDRLMRTFGLQGRSILALIISGGLGAGGCAVPGILATRTLHERKDKIVTMLVVPFMSCGAKLPVYALLIGAFFQQYRTLVMLILWLLSWVVALISAFVLSRFIIHGEQTPFVLELPPYHIPVFRSVFRHTWGRTWMYIRKAGTLILAVNIIMWALFYMPLPHQRVATQTGNKIEHSIAGVLGKTIEPLTKHIGFDWKVNIALIGGMAAKEVIVGSLATVYSIDNEENDDEPESLSTIISTSNDWYPLRAFTMMVFVMLYSPCIATLVTIGRETRSIRWPIFSLFFSTSIAFLVSLIVFHIGYLLSLGT, from the coding sequence ATGGCATATTCTCGTCGAGCCTCTTCAAAACAACCACGAATAATTATTGTCGGAAATCCAAACTCGGGGAAAAGTTCTATTTTTAATGAGATAACTGGGGGACTACAAGAAGTAAGTAATTATCCTGGGGTTACCGTAGAACGGAAGTTAGGTTCATTTGAGATTAATGGAATAAAAATCCTGATTGAAGATTTACCTGGAATTTATTCGCTGACACCATACACAGAAGAGGAAAAGATTGCAAGGAATCAAATTTTAAAATCAGATATAGATTTAATTATCAATGTTGTTGATTCATTAAATCTGGAACGGAATCTTTATTTAACGACTCAAATAATAGAATTGGGAAAGCCTTTCATTATAGCCTTAAATATGAGTGATATAGCACGAAAACGGGGTATCCTTATTGACCATAAGCAATTGTCTCGCATTCTGAATATCCCTGTAATTCCAACCGTAGCAAACCAAGGGGAAGGAATTGCTGAACTAAAGCAGATTATTTATTCTTTTATAACTAACAATACATCCATTTTACCTAAACCAGTGATTTACGGACATGAAGTCGACTCTGTTGTTGAATCTTTATCCGAAATTATCTCCGAATTCCTTCCTAACGAAGAAAAAACGAAATCACGTTGGTTCGCTATAAAGTTATTGGAAAAGGACTTTGAAGTCACTCATTACTTGGACACTTTTATTTCTGAGAGTGAATTAAAAGAAATACATAAGGAAGTAGAAAAAGGGATTAAGGAAATAGAACAACATGAAAACGAAGACTCCTCAGTAGTTATTTCTCAAAGGAGATATGGTTTTGCTTCGGGTGCAATTAGGGAATGTGTAAGTTACACTGGAGAAGCAAAGCAGAACATAACAGACCAGATAGACAATATTGTGTGTAATCGTATTGTAGGACCTTTTCTTTTATTAGGGGTGGTTGGTTCTTTATTTTTTATTGTTTTCAAAACAACTCAGGAGTGGAAATGGTTGCCTTTACCAACAGGATGGGTTAGTCCTATTGAATTATTTGAAGAAATATTTAAAATTATTTCCGTGCAGTTTACATTTCTTGAACCTAAATATCCAGCCATCCATTCTTTGATAACAGATGGCATTATTGGTGGTGTAGGAGCAGTATTAAGTTTTATCCCGCTTATTTTTGTACTATTTTTCTTAATATCCAGTTTAGAGGACACTGGGTATGTTGCACGGATAGCTTTTATATTAGACCGCCTTATGCGCACTTTTGGATTACAAGGTAGGTCTATATTAGCCTTAATAATTTCTGGTGGACTTGGGGCTGGTGGTTGTGCTGTACCTGGAATTCTTGCAACCAGAACGCTCCATGAACGGAAAGATAAAATTGTAACTATGCTTGTTGTTCCTTTCATGAGTTGCGGTGCGAAATTGCCTGTTTATGCTTTGCTGATAGGTGCTTTTTTCCAGCAATATCGCACCCTCGTTATGCTAATTTTATGGTTACTTTCTTGGGTTGTGGCTCTTATCAGTGCCTTTGTGCTTAGTCGCTTTATCATACATGGAGAACAAACTCCATTTGTATTGGAACTACCTCCATATCATATCCCAGTGTTCAGAAGCGTTTTTAGACATACATGGGGACGTACATGGATGTATATTCGAAAAGCAGGAACTTTAATTTTAGCAGTAAATATTATTATGTGGGCATTGTTTTATATGCCTCTTCCACATCAACGGGTCGCAACACAAACAGGAAATAAAATTGAACATAGTATTGCGGGTGTTTTAGGTAAAACTATAGAACCCCTAACAAAACATATAGGATTCGACTGGAAAGTAAATATCGCTCTTATTGGTGGAATGGCAGCTAAAGAAGTCATTGTCGGTAGTTTGGCAACAGTTTATAGCATAGACAACGAAGAAAATGACGATGAACCAGAATCACTTTCTACAATTATATCTACCAGTAATGATTGGTATCCGCTACGTGCGTTTACTATGATGGTATTTGTAATGCTCTATTCCCCTTGTATAGCAACATTAGTTACTATTGGAAGAGAAACAAGGAGTATTCGCTGGCCTATTTTTTCTTTATTTTTCTCAACCTCTATTGCTTTTTTAGTTTCATTGATTGTTTTTCATATTGGGTATTTATTATCATTGGGAACATAA
- a CDS encoding FeoA family protein encodes MEPSSNNPCKHKLQGYTPRLSDLKEGQLAKVIGIRGGPPTYRKRLLDLGLTPGTEVKVSREAPLGDPIEIELKGYFLALRRKDAWHILVEPLQNNHE; translated from the coding sequence ATGGAACCATCATCCAATAATCCGTGTAAACATAAACTACAAGGATATACTCCAAGACTTAGTGATTTAAAAGAGGGACAACTTGCTAAAGTGATAGGGATAAGAGGCGGTCCCCCGACATATAGAAAAAGGTTATTAGACTTGGGCTTAACACCTGGAACAGAAGTAAAAGTTAGCCGAGAGGCTCCATTAGGAGACCCAATAGAAATTGAACTGAAAGGATATTTCCTCGCGTTACGGAGAAAAGATGCATGGCATATTCTCGTCGAGCCTCTTCAAAACAACCACGAATAA